The Chitinophagales bacterium genome includes a region encoding these proteins:
- a CDS encoding VOC family protein, with amino-acid sequence MKTNIVGWFEIPVVDMDRAVAFYSAVFGFELQAQQFGEEIMAWFPYEEGKEGASGTLLYHKEKYTPSEQGVVVYFSASSDDLSNELSRVVNAGGKIIQEKTLIAEDYGYYALILDTEGNRIGLHSKK; translated from the coding sequence ATGAAAACAAATATAGTAGGTTGGTTTGAAATTCCAGTGGTAGATATGGACAGAGCCGTTGCTTTTTATTCGGCAGTTTTTGGATTTGAATTACAAGCACAACAATTTGGCGAAGAAATTATGGCTTGGTTTCCTTATGAAGAAGGAAAAGAAGGTGCTAGTGGCACTTTGTTATACCATAAAGAAAAATATACGCCAAGCGAACAAGGTGTTGTTGTTTATTTTTCTGCATCAAGCGATGATTTGTCTAATGAATTATCTAGAGTAGTAAATGCTGGTGGAAAAATTATTCAAGAGAAAACTTTAATAGCAGAAGATTATGGTTACTATGCTTTAATTTTAGACACGGAAGGAAATAGAATTGGACTTCATTCTAAAAAATAA
- a CDS encoding MIP family channel protein: MKKYLAELIGTFGLVLFGCGAAVIAGVNNDTGPSGIGLLGIAIAFGFSVVAMAYAIGGISGCHINPAISIAMLVSGKLNAKDTVGYIVAQCIGAVLATAVLYAILSGHSAYTGLGDWALGANGWGKGYLGSEVNYFNITSAFLTEAVMTFVFLFVIFATTSKFGNGTMAGLAIGVTLMLIHLLSIRVTGTSVNPARSLGPAIFAGGVAIQQLWLFIVAPITGAVLSALVWKFGFEEAEA, encoded by the coding sequence ATGAAAAAATATTTAGCTGAGTTAATCGGCACATTTGGATTAGTTTTATTTGGTTGTGGAGCAGCCGTTATTGCTGGTGTCAACAACGATACTGGTCCATCAGGAATTGGTTTATTAGGTATTGCCATTGCCTTCGGTTTTTCTGTAGTAGCTATGGCTTATGCTATTGGTGGCATTTCTGGTTGTCATATCAATCCTGCAATTTCAATTGCTATGTTGGTTTCTGGTAAACTTAATGCAAAAGATACAGTTGGTTACATTGTAGCTCAATGTATTGGTGCTGTTTTAGCAACTGCGGTTCTATATGCCATACTTTCAGGTCACTCTGCTTATACAGGTTTAGGCGATTGGGCTTTAGGTGCAAATGGTTGGGGAAAAGGTTACTTAGGTAGCGAAGTAAATTACTTTAATATTACTAGTGCTTTTTTAACAGAAGCTGTTATGACCTTTGTATTCTTATTCGTAATTTTTGCTACTACATCAAAATTTGGTAACGGAACAATGGCTGGCTTAGCAATTGGTGTAACTTTAATGTTGATTCACTTACTATCGATTAGAGTAACAGGAACATCTGTAAATCCAGCTAGAAGTTTAGGCCCAGCAATTTTTGCAGGAGGTGTAGCAATACAACAATTATGGCTATTTATAGTAGCACCAATAACTGGAGCAGTTTTATCTGCATTAGTTTGGAAATTTGGTTTCGAAGAAGCAGAAGCATAA
- a CDS encoding gliding motility-associated C-terminal domain-containing protein yields the protein MLSLINEGPSNANNPSYISVVNATSGALDTQIAVVDTTSKLVINNLNALALLSTNGYAYAQLNAILSPELILSQVFLGSSFTVTSNLIQIGSNGAAVNLGTIDLPNNSAFNLHRILGFLGTADNNGNYIVMAAEVHVSPPSTIDTIALYIGKVAIPSLSVTWNAITFDATCTQFQDALTQTLISGGEGGAQDMVWEPSTGNILFYSGVDQILGVIDTDYNGRCYEASENATPTYNLGGLALDSVGQFIALEVQTGKVYRIDTRGCTDGNPGTPCMSGMAEINSYTINGNSDTRGDLASCITTCVGPELILNDTFVCSTDSVTLAPIVTGEAPFTYQWGVYATDGSILTNAATANATFSNSTKGTYWVYLTVTNATGCQTTDSMQVVVNDCSCSTLIASTDTIIECTNPTDNSATFCLPISLNDTMNYNISLDDEIYNGTLDLCGETLVGGNLNFGSTVYQDDEMHTLIWFRLNDSTKVGQNIQFTTLDSLVTILNDNDPNNGWYRNGLYLYSTNTDAAYDTDSSIYILNNDQGATYTYINYNYSVAYNGVSMVIPSGCHTVKLEDRETECIDSINICVACTIVDTTEKTITAGTLDTTCTKLPVGDNVLVESCDGELQGTADFGTWSIVDNCLQYQAGNLAGSDTLCVSACDTVLHICTQTTVIIHIKPYTPDTLYDVVLVNDSIIECNFGLPIGTGLTYSDCDDNTTATANYGSWYINDDNCLVYNADDAKGNDTICIKVCNSDNECRNTIVIVTVLGTPPIAINNDTVSTGNTVSIPILNNDIKTEDDAIALCGGTDGIITNPTNGTAVVNGNNIDYTPNYGYIGIDSIQYAICDDDGADTAWVYITVDYCDIPNTFSPDGNGKNDLFEIPCIVENQAVQFCVYNRWGIEVYKNSNYDNSWDGTYKGDNLPDGTYYYALKYTNALGAVIDRAGFIVIHRGN from the coding sequence ATGTTATCATTGATAAATGAAGGACCAAGCAATGCTAATAATCCATCATATATTAGTGTTGTAAATGCTACCTCTGGAGCATTAGATACTCAAATTGCAGTAGTAGATACTACTTCAAAATTGGTAATAAATAATCTAAATGCTTTAGCTTTATTAAGTACAAACGGTTACGCTTATGCTCAATTAAACGCCATTTTAAGTCCAGAACTTATATTGTCTCAAGTCTTTTTAGGCAGTTCTTTTACAGTTACTTCAAACTTAATTCAGATTGGTAGTAATGGAGCAGCTGTTAATTTAGGAACAATTGATCTACCAAATAATTCAGCATTTAATTTGCATAGAATATTAGGTTTCTTAGGAACAGCAGATAATAATGGTAATTATATTGTAATGGCTGCCGAAGTACATGTATCTCCTCCTAGCACTATTGATACTATAGCTTTATATATTGGTAAAGTCGCTATTCCAAGTTTATCTGTAACATGGAATGCTATTACTTTCGATGCTACTTGTACTCAATTTCAAGATGCATTAACACAAACTTTAATATCAGGAGGTGAAGGTGGTGCTCAAGATATGGTATGGGAGCCAAGTACTGGAAATATTTTATTTTATAGTGGTGTAGACCAAATATTAGGCGTAATTGATACAGACTATAATGGTAGATGTTATGAAGCTTCAGAAAATGCAACACCAACTTACAATTTAGGTGGCTTAGCTCTAGATAGTGTAGGTCAGTTTATCGCATTAGAAGTTCAAACAGGAAAAGTATATAGAATAGATACAAGAGGTTGCACTGATGGAAATCCAGGAACACCTTGTATGAGTGGAATGGCTGAAATAAACAGTTATACTATTAATGGCAATAGCGACACAAGAGGCGATTTAGCAAGTTGTATTACTACTTGCGTTGGCCCAGAACTTATATTAAATGATACTTTCGTTTGTAGCACAGATTCAGTAACACTTGCACCAATCGTAACTGGCGAAGCTCCTTTCACTTATCAATGGGGTGTTTATGCTACTGATGGAAGTATACTTACCAATGCTGCAACAGCAAATGCTACATTTTCAAATTCAACAAAAGGAACTTATTGGGTTTACCTAACCGTAACCAATGCAACAGGTTGTCAAACTACAGATTCTATGCAAGTTGTAGTAAACGATTGTAGTTGTAGTACGCTAATTGCTTCTACAGATACTATAATAGAATGTACTAATCCAACAGATAATTCTGCTACATTTTGTTTACCTATATCTTTAAATGATACAATGAATTATAATATTTCATTAGATGATGAAATTTATAATGGAACACTAGATTTATGTGGCGAAACTTTAGTTGGCGGAAACTTAAACTTTGGTTCAACAGTTTATCAAGATGATGAAATGCATACGCTAATTTGGTTTAGATTAAATGATTCTACTAAAGTTGGTCAAAACATTCAGTTTACTACTTTAGATTCTCTAGTAACTATTTTAAATGATAACGATCCAAATAATGGTTGGTATAGAAATGGACTATATTTGTATAGTACTAATACAGATGCAGCATACGATACAGATTCTTCAATTTATATTTTGAATAACGATCAAGGTGCAACTTATACTTATATAAACTATAACTATTCAGTAGCATATAATGGAGTTAGTATGGTAATACCATCTGGTTGTCACACTGTTAAATTAGAAGATAGAGAAACCGAATGCATCGATTCTATTAATATATGTGTTGCTTGTACAATAGTAGATACTACAGAAAAAACAATTACAGCAGGAACACTAGATACTACTTGTACTAAATTACCAGTTGGAGATAATGTGCTAGTAGAATCTTGTGATGGAGAATTACAAGGCACTGCTGACTTTGGCACTTGGAGCATCGTAGATAATTGCTTACAATACCAAGCAGGAAACCTAGCAGGTAGCGATACACTTTGTGTAAGTGCTTGTGATACTGTTTTGCATATATGTACACAAACAACAGTGATTATTCATATAAAACCATATACACCAGATACATTATATGATGTTGTACTTGTAAATGATTCTATAATAGAATGTAATTTCGGATTGCCAATTGGTACAGGTTTAACTTACTCTGATTGCGATGACAACACCACAGCAACTGCAAATTATGGTTCTTGGTATATTAATGACGATAATTGCTTAGTATATAATGCAGATGATGCTAAAGGAAATGATACTATTTGCATAAAAGTTTGTAATAGCGATAATGAGTGTAGAAATACAATTGTAATTGTAACTGTTCTAGGAACACCACCAATTGCTATCAATAATGATACAGTAAGTACAGGCAATACGGTAAGCATTCCAATCTTAAATAACGATATTAAAACCGAAGACGATGCTATTGCATTATGTGGAGGTACAGATGGTATTATTACCAATCCAACTAATGGAACAGCAGTTGTTAATGGAAACAATATAGACTATACACCTAATTATGGATATATAGGAATTGATAGTATACAATATGCTATTTGTGATGACGATGGTGCAGATACAGCTTGGGTATACATTACAGTAGATTATTGTGATATACCAAATACTTTCTCTCCAGATGGAAATGGCAAAAACGATTTATTTGAAATTCCTTGTATAGTAGAAAATCAAGCAGTTCAATTCTGTGTATATAACCGTTGGGGAATTGAAGTATATAAAAATAGCAATTACGATAACTCATGGGATGGTACTTACAAAGGAGATAATCTGCCAGACGGTACTTATTACTACGCATTAAAGTATACCAATGCTTTAGGTGCTGTTATTGATAGAGCTGGTTTCATTGTTATTCATAGAGGAAATTAA
- a CDS encoding DUF3365 domain-containing protein produces the protein MKYTFIAILFLVIACQTKKENTAQTSESTATTVVNDSIAKGKQQIQIIRDSIGANLQNAIENGGTASAIAFCNIEANNIVEATSGDFKGKIKRVSDKPRNPNNQASEAELAFIQACKDSLNNATMPKPKMHYVDDKAFAYYPIVTNNMCMQCHGTPMKDIPADVVSVLQEKYPNDKAINYKPQAIRGLFVVEF, from the coding sequence ATGAAATATACTTTTATTGCTATTTTGTTTTTAGTAATTGCTTGTCAAACTAAGAAAGAAAATACAGCACAGACTTCAGAAAGTACGGCTACTACAGTAGTAAATGATTCTATTGCAAAAGGCAAGCAACAAATACAAATTATTAGAGATTCTATTGGTGCTAATTTACAAAACGCTATAGAAAATGGTGGTACTGCTAGTGCAATAGCTTTTTGTAATATAGAAGCCAATAATATTGTTGAGGCGACTTCTGGTGATTTTAAAGGAAAAATTAAACGCGTAAGCGATAAACCAAGAAATCCGAATAACCAAGCAAGCGAAGCTGAGTTGGCTTTTATACAAGCATGTAAAGACAGCTTAAATAATGCTACGATGCCAAAACCTAAAATGCATTATGTAGATGATAAAGCATTTGCTTACTATCCTATTGTAACGAATAATATGTGTATGCAATGTCATGGAACACCAATGAAAGACATACCAGCAGATGTTGTAAGTGTTTTACAAGAAAAGTATCCGAATGACAAAGCGATTAACTACAAACCACAAGCAATAAGAGGTTTATTTGTAGTAGAGTTTTAA
- a CDS encoding acetate/propionate family kinase: MQILVVNCGSSSIKLEIIDTYTKTAIHQLNANHIGNIEFNIAINNQEIDCNENDYSNILQFCIKTITKRENINILGVGHRVVHGGTKYFQPTIIDETVEATIESLIPLAPLHNPVNLEGIKIAKQIFPDLIHVAVFDTAFHQSLPNRAKQYALPTSLVEKYQIYRYGFHGTSHKYVSEQAAKFLNMDIKGLRMISCHLGNGASACAVEYGRSVETSMGFTALEGLVMGTRSGDIDAGILFYLAQQENISIKELEDIVYKESGLKGLSNLSNNMKAILDAAQNGDDNCRKAIQVFSHRLKKYIGAYAAIMGGLDVLIFTGGIGENAKEIRHRVCEQLGFIGIIIDEDKNCDAKLSNQQKVIEIEAINSKVKILVIATDEELAIAEEASKIVNEKNKVNNNLSIPIAISARHVHLTRATLDILYGKDYELTVKKPLSQPRQFAANETVTLIGVKNNIENVRILGPLRSKDQVEISRTDEFFLGIDAPVRESGHTENTPGITLEGPKGKVKIKEGLICAWRHIHMHPDDAKAFGVKDQDVVSVDINDESRALTFHNVIIRVSDKFKLEMHIDTDEGNAAEITNGEEGVLIPTNQTACLVKKNV, encoded by the coding sequence ATGCAAATATTGGTAGTGAATTGTGGTAGTTCTTCTATAAAATTAGAAATTATTGATACTTATACTAAAACAGCTATTCATCAATTAAATGCTAATCATATTGGCAATATAGAATTTAATATTGCTATCAATAATCAGGAAATAGATTGTAATGAAAATGATTATTCTAATATATTACAATTTTGTATTAAAACTATTACAAAACGAGAAAATATTAATATTCTAGGTGTTGGACATAGAGTAGTACATGGTGGCACTAAATATTTTCAACCTACAATAATAGATGAAACTGTAGAAGCAACTATCGAATCTTTAATTCCATTAGCACCATTACATAATCCTGTAAATTTAGAAGGCATTAAAATTGCTAAACAAATATTTCCAGATTTAATACATGTTGCAGTGTTCGATACTGCTTTTCATCAGAGTTTGCCTAACAGAGCTAAACAGTATGCATTGCCAACTTCATTGGTAGAAAAATATCAAATTTATAGATACGGATTTCATGGTACGAGTCACAAATATGTTTCGGAACAAGCTGCCAAATTCTTGAACATGGATATTAAAGGTTTGCGAATGATTTCTTGTCATCTTGGAAATGGTGCAAGTGCTTGTGCCGTAGAATATGGTCGTTCTGTAGAAACTTCAATGGGCTTTACAGCTTTAGAAGGTTTGGTAATGGGAACTAGAAGTGGTGATATTGATGCTGGAATTTTATTCTATCTAGCACAGCAAGAAAACATCAGCATAAAAGAATTAGAAGATATAGTATATAAAGAAAGTGGTTTAAAAGGTTTGTCAAATTTAAGCAATAATATGAAAGCCATTTTAGATGCTGCACAAAATGGAGATGATAATTGTAGAAAAGCCATACAAGTATTTTCACATCGATTAAAAAAATATATTGGAGCTTACGCAGCCATAATGGGTGGTTTAGATGTATTAATTTTTACTGGTGGTATTGGCGAAAATGCTAAAGAAATTAGACATAGAGTTTGCGAGCAACTTGGTTTCATTGGTATTATAATAGATGAAGATAAAAACTGCGATGCCAAATTAAGCAACCAACAAAAGGTAATTGAGATAGAAGCCATCAACTCAAAAGTAAAGATATTAGTGATTGCTACAGACGAAGAATTGGCAATTGCAGAAGAAGCGAGTAAAATCGTTAACGAAAAAAATAAAGTAAACAACAACTTATCTATTCCTATTGCCATTTCTGCAAGACATGTACATTTAACTAGAGCAACACTCGATATTTTATATGGTAAAGATTATGAACTGACTGTAAAAAAACCATTGTCGCAACCTAGACAATTTGCAGCTAATGAAACCGTAACTTTAATTGGTGTAAAAAATAATATAGAAAATGTACGAATCTTAGGTCCATTAAGAAGTAAAGACCAAGTAGAAATTTCTAGAACAGATGAATTCTTTTTAGGTATAGATGCACCTGTTAGAGAAAGTGGACATACCGAAAATACACCTGGAATTACATTAGAAGGACCAAAAGGAAAAGTAAAAATAAAAGAAGGTTTAATTTGTGCATGGCGACATATACACATGCATCCAGACGATGCAAAAGCATTTGGCGTAAAAGACCAAGATGTAGTAAGTGTAGATATTAATGATGAAAGCAGAGCATTAACCTTTCACAATGTAATTATACGAGTATCTGATAAGTTTAAATTAGAAATGCACATAGATACAGACGAAGGCAACGCAGCAGAAATTACCAATGGCGAAGAAGGTGTTTTAATACCAACCAACCAAACAGCTTGCTTAGTAAAAAAGAATGTGTAA
- a CDS encoding class I SAM-dependent methyltransferase, giving the protein MEKLSTDLGVVQETLLLPLMARAKDATSKHPILNDKKALALSQQIDTDFDKYYKYMKKTGMIGLCERALIMDNKVKQFMQQHPKGKILNIGVGLETAYYRLNQPKYEWYDLDLPDAMELRAELLPIPNEYVTYIYKSMFDFSWMYDIGDIDDGLLITVPGVFMYFDEGKVSAFFRTIASRLTGAHIVFDVVSNMGGFFIGRQVQMAGMKNATMDWGVMQPKDIEKWSNHIKFVEAIPYFKNTKNYDINILLKALLSTNQYFDISQVFHFQFV; this is encoded by the coding sequence ATGGAAAAATTATCAACCGATTTAGGTGTAGTACAAGAAACATTATTATTACCATTAATGGCAAGAGCTAAAGATGCTACAAGCAAGCATCCAATATTAAATGATAAAAAAGCATTGGCATTATCACAGCAAATAGATACCGACTTTGATAAATACTATAAATATATGAAAAAAACAGGCATGATTGGTTTGTGTGAACGAGCTTTAATCATGGACAACAAAGTCAAACAGTTTATGCAACAACATCCAAAAGGAAAAATTTTAAACATTGGCGTTGGATTAGAAACGGCATACTATCGTTTAAATCAACCAAAGTACGAATGGTACGATTTAGACTTACCAGACGCTATGGAATTAAGAGCAGAGCTATTGCCAATTCCAAATGAATATGTTACCTATATCTACAAATCTATGTTTGATTTTTCTTGGATGTATGATATAGGAGACATTGATGATGGATTACTCATAACAGTTCCTGGTGTTTTTATGTATTTTGATGAAGGGAAAGTAAGTGCTTTTTTTAGAACCATAGCTTCACGATTAACAGGTGCTCATATTGTGTTTGATGTGGTTTCTAACATGGGCGGATTTTTTATTGGCAGACAAGTACAAATGGCAGGCATGAAAAATGCTACAATGGATTGGGGTGTTATGCAGCCAAAAGATATTGAAAAATGGTCTAATCATATAAAATTTGTAGAAGCAATACCTTATTTTAAAAACACTAAAAATTACGATATTAATATTTTATTGAAAGCGTTACTGTCTACAAATCAATACTTTGACATATCACAAGTATTTCATTTTCAATTTGTTTAA
- a CDS encoding penicillin acylase family protein, giving the protein MFNRIYILFLLLMIFSSGYAFKINPKNIEIIRDNWGVPHIYAPTDEEVAYGLAWATAEDDFTSMQENFLTARGRLAEVKGKDGAIMDFVAAVLGSKEIVNKYYNKHTFTPKFQAVLEAYVQGVNDYIKAFPEKLWLKDMGKVTVQDILIGHTLGMALMTNVPYNILKITNGTMGNAQHLFSDKGSNGFALNSNKTVDGSTYLAINSHQPLAGPYSWYEAHLHSDEGWDCIGGTFPGGATIFHGVNKNLAWAHTVSFADMDDVYELTMHPRKKNHYLFNGRWLELKEKVCKMKVKIFWFIKIPVKKKYYESVYGPTLEYKGKYYSMRFPAAYGIKAPEQWYQMNKAQNFNEFKKIIQQQYITGLNIIYADNNDNIYYLDNAKFPYRDKKYNWWKVLPGDTAATLWNEKKYYPFESLVHIENPKCGFVFNTNGTPYLATGKDDNVSKEKSIVKEYYFPYKNNRSIQLNYLLNKYDKIDYKTFKAIKYNQSYHNPAYTYVFANMEQMLQLNPKKYPDIADAIEVLKKWNRDAAIDNEQAGLVAIINYYYIEKLIETGNLPSTQVKANEWFLVDLVKTAKKHMLKHFGSLEVPLGDVQKLVRGNKALPVSGIPDVIAAMQCSKYKKGMLKADVGDSYILLVQFEKNKAPILESINAYGASNVEGNKHYDDQMDLFVQQQLKPISMDKATILKTAEKVYHPMIK; this is encoded by the coding sequence ATGTTTAACAGAATTTATATATTATTTTTATTATTAATGATATTTTCATCAGGATATGCCTTCAAAATCAATCCAAAAAATATTGAAATTATTAGAGATAATTGGGGTGTACCACATATTTATGCACCTACAGATGAAGAAGTAGCTTATGGTTTAGCTTGGGCTACTGCAGAAGATGACTTTACTTCTATGCAAGAAAACTTTTTAACGGCTAGAGGCAGATTGGCAGAAGTAAAAGGAAAAGATGGTGCCATTATGGATTTTGTAGCTGCGGTTTTAGGTTCAAAAGAGATAGTCAATAAATACTATAATAAACATACTTTTACACCAAAGTTTCAAGCTGTTTTAGAAGCATATGTACAAGGTGTTAATGACTATATTAAAGCTTTTCCAGAAAAATTGTGGCTCAAAGATATGGGAAAAGTTACAGTTCAAGATATTTTAATTGGACATACTTTAGGTATGGCACTTATGACCAATGTGCCATATAATATATTAAAAATCACTAATGGTACTATGGGCAATGCTCAACATCTTTTTTCGGATAAAGGTTCAAATGGCTTTGCATTAAATAGTAATAAAACTGTTGATGGAAGTACTTATTTGGCAATTAATTCTCATCAACCATTGGCTGGACCTTATTCTTGGTACGAAGCACATTTACATTCTGATGAAGGTTGGGATTGTATAGGTGGAACTTTTCCTGGTGGTGCAACTATTTTTCATGGTGTCAATAAAAATTTAGCTTGGGCTCATACCGTAAGTTTTGCAGATATGGACGATGTGTACGAATTAACAATGCATCCTAGAAAAAAGAATCATTATTTATTTAATGGAAGATGGTTAGAACTCAAAGAGAAAGTCTGTAAAATGAAAGTAAAGATTTTCTGGTTTATTAAAATTCCAGTGAAGAAAAAATACTACGAAAGTGTTTATGGTCCAACACTAGAATATAAAGGCAAATATTATTCGATGAGATTTCCTGCTGCTTATGGTATTAAAGCACCAGAGCAATGGTATCAAATGAATAAAGCACAAAACTTTAATGAATTTAAAAAAATAATACAACAACAATATATAACGGGTTTAAATATTATTTATGCAGACAATAATGACAATATTTACTATTTAGATAATGCTAAGTTTCCGTATAGAGATAAAAAATATAATTGGTGGAAAGTTTTACCTGGAGATACTGCTGCTACACTTTGGAACGAAAAAAAATATTATCCATTTGAAAGTCTAGTACATATAGAAAATCCAAAATGTGGTTTTGTGTTTAATACCAATGGAACGCCATATTTAGCAACAGGAAAAGATGATAATGTGTCTAAAGAAAAATCTATAGTGAAAGAGTATTATTTCCCATATAAAAACAACAGAAGTATTCAATTAAATTATTTATTAAACAAATATGATAAAATAGATTATAAAACATTTAAAGCAATAAAATACAATCAATCCTATCACAATCCAGCGTATACTTATGTATTTGCTAATATGGAACAAATGTTACAACTCAATCCAAAAAAATATCCAGATATTGCAGATGCCATTGAAGTACTTAAAAAATGGAATAGAGATGCTGCTATTGATAATGAACAAGCTGGTTTAGTTGCAATAATTAACTATTACTACATAGAAAAATTAATAGAAACAGGAAATTTACCAAGCACTCAAGTTAAAGCCAATGAATGGTTTCTAGTCGATTTAGTTAAAACAGCTAAAAAACATATGCTCAAACATTTTGGTAGTTTAGAAGTTCCTTTAGGTGATGTACAGAAATTAGTAAGAGGCAACAAAGCACTACCTGTTTCAGGAATTCCAGATGTAATTGCTGCCATGCAATGTTCAAAATATAAAAAAGGAATGTTAAAAGCAGATGTTGGCGATTCCTACATTTTATTAGTACAGTTTGAAAAAAATAAAGCACCAATTTTAGAAAGTATCAATGCTTATGGTGCGTCTAATGTAGAAGGCAATAAACACTACGATGATCAAATGGATTTATTTGTGCAGCAACAACTAAAACCAATAAGCATGGACAAAGCGACTATTCTAAAAACTGCCGAGAAAGTATATCATCCAATGATAAAATAA
- the frr gene encoding ribosome recycling factor, with product MGEEDIQLVLDEAKEGMLKALKHLEFELQKIRAGKASPDMLQGMMVQYYGMPTPIQQVASVKLLDARTLIVTPFEKNIIGEIEKAIFQSNIGITPQNDGENIRLSIPPMTEERRRDLVKQSKQYGEESKVGIRNSRKDANEMIKDLVKDGLSEDAGKNAEADIQNLTKQYSDKVEAMLKTKEEEIMAI from the coding sequence ATGGGAGAAGAAGATATTCAATTGGTATTAGATGAAGCCAAAGAAGGTATGTTAAAAGCATTAAAACATTTAGAGTTTGAATTGCAAAAAATAAGAGCAGGTAAAGCAAGTCCAGATATGCTACAAGGTATGATGGTACAATACTACGGAATGCCAACACCAATACAACAAGTAGCGAGTGTTAAATTGCTAGACGCTAGAACCTTAATTGTTACACCATTTGAAAAAAATATTATTGGAGAAATAGAAAAAGCTATTTTTCAGTCGAATATAGGTATTACACCACAAAATGACGGAGAAAATATTCGTTTGTCAATTCCACCAATGACAGAAGAAAGAAGACGCGACTTAGTAAAACAAAGTAAGCAATATGGTGAGGAATCTAAAGTTGGTATTAGAAACTCAAGAAAAGATGCTAATGAAATGATTAAAGACTTGGTTAAAGATGGTTTATCGGAAGATGCTGGAAAAAATGCGGAAGCAGATATTCAGAATTTGACTAAACAATATTCTGACAAGGTAGAAGCAATGCTTAAGACCAAAGAAGAAGAAATAATGGCAATATAA